CACAACCCGGAACCTGACACCAACGGAACAGGGGCGGGCGTTCTACCCCGGCGCGGTTGCGGTTCTGGATGCAGTTGATGAGGCAGAAGCCCAAGTCACGCATCTGACCGAAGCCCCCCGCGGGTCTCTGTTTGTTGCTGCGCCCTTGGGTGTCGGGCGCCGGTTATTGGCGCCTCATGTGCCTGATTTTCTGTCAGAATACCCTGAGATTGATGTGCGTCTAAGACTAACAGACCGCTCGGTTGATCTGACCACCGAAGGCTTGGATCTGGCTTTTTTCATCGGTCAGCCCGAAGACAGTACATTGCGCATTCGCAAGATTGCGGATTGCCAGCGTGTGCTATGTGCAGCCCCTGATTACGTGAGCCGATGTGGGATGCCAGAAGCTGGATCCGATCTGATTTCAGGCAAGCATGAATGCTTGAACCTGCGCTTCCCTGGCGCGGCAGAGTTTCAGTGGATGCTGGAAACTCCCGATGGCCCGAAACGATTTGCTGTCTCGGGCAGGTATGAATGTGACGATGGTGATGTTTTGACCGATTGGGCGCTGTCTGGGCAAGGTATTGCCATGAAACCCGTTTTTGAAGTGTCAGAGCATTTGAAGGCGGGGAGGCTGATCCCGGTGGCGATGAAGACGCCTCCGGTTCCCGTGCAAATGGCCTGCCTGTATACGCATCGCCGCCATCAGGACCCGAAGGCGCGGCTGTTTATGGATTTCATGATTGACCGGATCGGCAAAGTGGTTCGAAGCGCCGAAGTCTAGGACTAGCTGCCCCGGTAGGTCGAGTAGCCGTAGGGGGACAACAGCAGCGGAACGTGGTAGTGCGCGTCCGCATCGGACATGCCAAAGCGGATCGGCACCTGATCCAGAAACAGAGGATCATCGCCATCCTGACCTGTCGCGCGCAGGTAATCTCCGGCGAAGAATATCAGCTCATAAGTGCCGGTTTTAAAGTCGTCCTGCGGTAAGATCGGGCTATTGGTTCGGCCATCCGCGTTGGTTTCCATCTCGACCAGTTTACGGTGCGAGTTCCCTGACACTTTGTAGAGCGCGATTTTCAACCCCTCAGCGGGGCAGCCGCGCGCCGTGTCGAGAACGTGGGTTGTCAGATAGCCAGCCAAGGGTCTCTCCTATGTGTTTCTTTTGGTGTGCCACAGTCTGGGCCAAACCGCAAAATGGTTGAAATGCCGAAAGAACTGGAAACAGTGTTCGGATTGATTTGATAATCAATGGACCGTTTCTGCGGTAAAGCTGTCAAAACACCTAATCGGACTGGAAGACACTATGCAGCCGCCTCGTTACCCCCGCGATATGATCGGATACGGAGCCAACCCACCTGACGCCGCATGGCCCGGCGGTGCAAAACTGGCTGTGCAGATTGTGTTGAACTACGAAGAAGGTGGCGAAAACTGTGTTCTGCACGGGGACGCTGCGTCCGAGGCGTTCTTGTCCGAGA
The Ruegeria sp. SCSIO 43209 genome window above contains:
- a CDS encoding LysR family transcriptional regulator: MSYLDNIRTFVRVYDLGSMSAAGRDMRISPAVTSARISQLEDHLGVRLFQRTTRNLTPTEQGRAFYPGAVAVLDAVDEAEAQVTHLTEAPRGSLFVAAPLGVGRRLLAPHVPDFLSEYPEIDVRLRLTDRSVDLTTEGLDLAFFIGQPEDSTLRIRKIADCQRVLCAAPDYVSRCGMPEAGSDLISGKHECLNLRFPGAAEFQWMLETPDGPKRFAVSGRYECDDGDVLTDWALSGQGIAMKPVFEVSEHLKAGRLIPVAMKTPPVPVQMACLYTHRRHQDPKARLFMDFMIDRIGKVVRSAEV
- the uraH gene encoding hydroxyisourate hydrolase, translating into MAGYLTTHVLDTARGCPAEGLKIALYKVSGNSHRKLVEMETNADGRTNSPILPQDDFKTGTYELIFFAGDYLRATGQDGDDPLFLDQVPIRFGMSDADAHYHVPLLLSPYGYSTYRGS